GTAAATTCTTAGGAAAATTCTCATATACTCAAAGATGAAAAGCCGCCACGTTTTCGTCGTGGAAGAACTTCAAATTAATGTGACCCTACTTTGAACATGAGTAGTCGtttcaaacaattttatatatttacaggAAATCTATTTCGTTTTCGTAACCGGATCCGTTGAACAATTATCTTTTGAGTTAGTGCTGtcaaaaaaataggtgtttcaTAGATTGGAATAATGAAAAGTAAGAGATGTCCGAGTACTAATAACTGGATATGATCACCACATAATTTTACCTTGACCGAAGGTGATGACGATGAAAAATACTTCCATTGTTcctttacttttcaaatatttaattagatgtttaTAACAATGGATATCCTGTTTTCACCCTACTTTGAACATGAGTAgtcctttataatttttgtaactTTCCTTCTAAACCAAAAACTTGTTTGCATGATAAGGCctccaatttatgattttcaaattttgtcCCACCCTTTATTTTCTAATGTAAAAAAACACCCAACACATTCCGGATCtcaagtttaatttatatgtgtttgctaaattaaaatgctaaaatgatataaatgaaTTCAAcgcttttgtttttcaaataaaaagggatctaggaatttttttttttttaaagagaggtTTGAGAATTCTAAAAAGGTCAACTATAAAATTGTTATGTAACCTATAATgagtaatttatataatatgcaAAATACTCCTCTGACTTTTGGGTTGCTAATTTAAAAGGGAAATGAATTATTATCTAAATTTAAGACTAGTCAATGTAGAGATTTTTAAGGAAATCCATAATTATTTGACATGAAATAGACTTCATGATGTAATATCCTTAAAACATTAATTgcaatatttttaatcttttgtgttctttcaaatttaatattgtttttgttttttaattttcaacatatttaatatgtttttaattctaATGTTAACCATAATAAATGAAAGATATATTTTAACTTtgtatcttatatttttaaatacaagtgATGTACTTTCCAATTGGATCTTTTAATTGTTGTAGAAGATTTGATCTGCTCAAATTAATGCCAACTAAGAAACTTTTATTGAACTTCACTTACAAAGCTAAAGCCTTTTTACTTCTATCAAAGAATAGTAATCATTGGGAACAAAAACTAGTGTGTTATTAacatattgaagatgattgagTGATTTTCCCTAATCTTTAAAATAACCATATGAATATGCTCTTTCAAATAGAGCTGTTAATCCCTCTACCACTAAGCATCTCCTCTCGATGACCACATCTCGTTGTGTCTCATACATCAATGATGACATTATAAGCATAAAAGCCAAAAAATTGAATAGGCAAACCAAACCTTTGTCATTGTTGATCTTCCTCCCTAGTTTGCCTGTGAGATACATAACAAGGATTGAAGAGGTCAATAAATGCCAGTTTAGCTAGTTAACGCTCTACCACCTCGCCTGAATCCTAACAGAGCCATCTATGATGGCACATTGCATGAATAGTGAGTTACACTATTTGTGGCATAAATGTAATTTCTATACCTGACTAGGGTCGAAATGGTAATTCCCCACATTAGtggtatttttgttattttttaactccatgttttattttgtaattaaaaatagatttttggatatgtatttgtgaattttttttcattgaaatttttatggcgTGTCATAGCATGCCAAACTTGAGGGTTACACTAGGTAATTTGGAGGAGATACAAGAAGTGTCAATGTTATGCAATGGAGCTGAAGGGACAAGATTGTGATTTcatttttgattttgattgtgtGATCATGATATGTGATGAAGATCTTGTGGATTgatgaattgattttaaaattttgtgtttaattaattcatttattaGTGGTTTGTTTGATCgattattctttttgttttaaatctagAGTTTAAAAGTCCACTCATGAGAAATTTGTTTTTGGCCAATTAATTCTAAAAGTTAAGTAATTTTAATTGGTCCACTAATTAGCAGTTagttcaacttatttttttttttaatctcgtgtttaattagtatatttatgagtgatttttttttacccagTAATttgaaagttatttatttttaattggtgCACCCAACTAGATCAATTGAggcaattaattttaaagaactCCATCAAAAGCTAAAAGTAGAAGAACTCATatggtaatgataataatatagaattataaaacaataattctCATACTTGAGCTAGGGGGCAATAATAAGAAGAGTTAATGTGGGCCAAGCTAGTAAGATTGATAAACCATACTTGTTCAATTGTCAAAAGAGGAGAACATAGGAAGATAAATTTGTGATAAGCAGTGAAGGTATTGCGAGCACTTAAACATTTCATGCAAGCTTATGCCTGGTTATTGACATTTCTAAAGTTGAAGGCcttagaagatgaagaaaatataagaaGGAATATTGTGCTTTCAAAATGTACAAGTTGTGcttcataaataaatcaaaataagttaATGTTAGTGTTAAGCCCTCCAATCATAAATTCAAGCCTTGTCATCAAAAGATTTCCAAGCTCAACTATTAGAAAGTTCAACTCTACTATCAAATAGTTTAAGCCTTGTAATGATAAAATTTCAAGCCATGAGGAAGTGTAAGCCTTGTGATATGAACAATTCAAACCCTATCATTATTAAGTTTAAGTCGAGTTTGTAATCAATATGTCTTTTGATCGAATCCTATTACTACATATGTCAAAAAATGGAcccttttagatttatttttatcaaggttggTCACTTGATAACATAGAACATTTAGATTTTTGTTGTCATGACAGGCATGAATTCAAATAACAAGTAAGGCTCTTGGATCGAGGGAGTTTTGGATAAGTTGGGGTTAAtcataagaatataattaatagggTTCAAGAGTCGCCCCTAGCAAAGTCAAAATAAAACGAATCAACCTATTAATTAAATGATTGTGTTGCGACTTATTTGTTCCGATTAATCCTCgacaaaatttgaaaatgataGACATGTTCTGAAAGCTTTCCATCAATCTCATAATACTCTAGCTGAGATCTCAAATAATACATCTCTTATTCATTGAAATCTtcagaataaaaattatcaacaaacttgcaaataacatcaaatttaaatgatttaaagttaTTATTAGGCTCTAAAGTAAAGCTAAGTACAAGAAGTTTCATTATCCCATCATTGAATCTAGAATTCAACTCTTCTAACTAAAAATCTATTGTTgagttaaatatattataatgataatgttaGTAAACTGCCATGAATCCTTATTGCTAACATGAACAACCTATAGCTTTTTATATAAAGCATTTATATGAGGTATGTCAATCTCTTATTATGTGCAAACAAATTGCACATATGGAAGGAGAACATTAAATCTGATATCTTTTAATGTTTGAACCAATGATTTAGAAGTTAAGATAAGATTAAGTTGAATTTGTATGATGGATAATATTATacaataaatggaaaaaaaaaaaaaggaaaggtgtgttgcttttgttaaattttatgagTTGAATATGTAGGGAAACAAGAATAACCTAGCACTAGAAGGGTTACAATTTTCATTTTGGCTCTCTTAACTAAAAAAGAtagagattttaattaaaaaaaagaaaagaaaaaagagcggCTAATTTCATGGACAAAGCAGATCTTTCTCGAGCAAATTTAATTGAGTGTAACATGGGCTAATTTAATattagtaaaaattaaatattgatatgGGCTATAGCCCACCCAGGTCTTCACTATACATCCCATGCCACCAAAATTCTAGTGCTTATGCAAACTAATCAGTGGATGCTTAACATGCTTCATGTGCATAGTCAAGAATTGGAATAGTTTACACATGATTTCTGTTTCTAATATTATTCCTATAGCGATTTTCATCTCTTATACTCTTTCTATAGTTTGCTGACTTCTGGATTGACCATGCAGATATGCTTATCTTTCTATGAAACGAAAAACAAACATGTATCTGAGGAGAAAGCACTTGAAGCCTCTCTTCGTGAGTTTATtccaaataataacattttagcATTCAAATTTCTTAGATGAAatgagaaaactgaatgtggaAGCTGTAAGAGTGAACAATCACACTTCATCAAAAGGGCATTCATCTAAATTCATTATAATCTGCAGATAATTGCTGATGTCGCTTAAATGACTTCCATGTAGCTTCATGCATATGTGCCCATTCCTTGTGGCTTTTATatgctattgttttattttatttttatcaaattaaatgttaatatatatatatatagcagatcaaaaaatatacaaggttGACAGCAATTTCATATACATGATTTACAAAAAGGGAACAAACTCTCTAATAAAACATATGCAACTAAGCTAAAAGATTTACATACAGCTGAAAGAGTTAGCTGACAACGGTTAGAAGATAAACCAAATCAAAGACAAAATGCCACACCTAACACAtggaaaaaataatgcaaaggATATCACCAGCCACATCAACCAATCAAATCAAAGCAAACCCCCCATCAATACAATCATCTAGCGAGCCAGCAGATAAGACATCAAGGTAGCCACAACTAAAAGATGGACAACATCAAGCCGACACTGCAACCCCACTCGAGAAAAACCATCACCAGCAGCCAAAGAACACTGGCAGCcccaacaaacaaaacaacaaccaCCCTTCAAAGTAGAATTATCAAATAgcctcttgtttttctcttcccAAATCAAGTAGATCAAAATACCAAGGGAAACTCCATGCATTCTACCAACAAAATTGTTTCTGCCAGAGAGAAAGCCATGGATTGCACTACAAATGGTTGACATGCTTCTGTGCAGCCGAAGCCATGATTTTGCCATCCTTTAAAGTAGAGAAGTCCAAGGATAGTTGAAAAATAGATAATTGTGGGACTCTTCATCAAGTCGGCAGAAAACACACAAAGGGTCAATATCCAGGAACCGAAGCCTATCACGAGTGCGAAACTTCCCCTCAACCGCCAGCCACAAAATGAAATTATACCTAGGCAAAGACCATAAAAGCctgtttattatcattatttgcaaaactcattatTTGCACCCTAAAATTATACCGAGGGTGGGAGTGAGTGATGATGTTAATGGGAATGAAAGGAAAGTTGATGATGACTATTAAGATACGTCCAACACTGTTCATTCTGAACATTTAGATACGTCCAACACTTGATTCAACTGGGAACGCTAGCTATAGAATTATGAAATGGAACCAATAAGAGCAACTTTCATTTTGATTTAGCTATAGAACAAGATTGGTGAAGCGCTGCGggctagataatttttttttaatatacaataaaaaatatttatattttttttcgttgctctattattaacatttaaattgaatacaaaagttcaattaaaaattttaattgtgtaacccatttaatgataaaatttaaaataaaatctcaaattaaaacacttatcaaagcaaaaaaaaaaaaaaattgagcatcaaatatgaaagaaggaaaaaatgaaggggtaaagttgaaaaataaaaaactatctcaaataaaaaggacaaaatcataagaatgatgatataatttgatatataaaaaaattaaaggaagatacaattaaaaacaaaagaaaatttgataaatgaattaaaacaaaactaataaatataaaaacatcaaggaaaaatcaaaagaaaaggaatttgaAGGGCTAATATGAAAAAGTGGAAGGTCAGGCATGGGTTTCTAGaaggaaagaggaaaaaaaaaagttagtgaTAGATTAGATGTTCGACATGTACATtcaccgtaaaaaaaaaaaaaaaggctaggaTGAATTGAATGATatggaaaaattaattttttgatcatTGTATGCAGCAGCATACACCTTGTGAAGACAATTAAATAGGTGACATGGTGATGTATGTAATGCACgcgttattaattttttaaaatttttatttttttagaaaacaacttCCTACACTTCAGATCCAagcattctttaaaaaaaaaattcaattatgatTTAGCCTCTCatgtcaagttttaaaaatttgaatctaagggtaatatcataattatactataataaaaatataaaatgccaaaaaaaaccctaaactatagttaactaattatttattttttagaataataaataactaCGCAATAGATAAAGGGAAAGACTGCAACCctttaacaattcaaaaacaacaaataaaacgttttacattaaaaatacacACACAGTAGCATATCTTGTCTCTTTATTCTATTGACCAAGTGAGCAATTAATGCCACTCATTATTGTAGGAAATAACCTAAtttcctcctctctttttttgtctCTGATGGATACATATATCTGCAATCCACTATAAGTAAGGGTGCTGATAAGGACAGCTTAAGCATGTTTATTTGCTATCTCTGAGAGACAATGGAAGAGTTCTTGTGGCTTGCTAAGCATAGCCATATGGTCTGCACCTTTAATTTCCATAACTTCTTCAACAGCACTGTTTTCAATCATCCAGCGTTGAAACTCTACTGGTATCGCTAAATCTTCATCGCACATAACATATACTCGTTTGACTGATCCATAGCCCGTCGTGGAGAAACTGTTTGCCTTTGACAAATCATACAGAAACAGTGATCCTGGCCTTACCATAGTCTTTGCTTGCTCAAGATCcttgaaaaatccaaaagtaAGGCATGTTTAGTAATCATGTAAAACCTGCAGCGCGCTTGCTCTACCAGGTTTGACATGATCAAAAGGagtaaagaagagagaagactACTTTAACTGTCATGCTATAAAGTCCACAGTTAATGTCACTGTGAATTTGAGGATGTTGATAGGAAAGGTACCTCAGGTGGGCTTAGCTGATAGAGCTTGGAGGATAAGAATTTGGGTCCAAAAAACATTGTTGTGAGATGACATTGAGAGCTGCTGTATGGTAAAAATTGAGTGTCCAGCCAGGCCTCCGCCGGGGTCCTCTCGTTATACTTTACAGAttcaggggaaaaaaattagagaagaaTTCAACTTGAGAAgcaattgatattttcaaatagcaattcaaagattttttttttttttttttgccaatatTTGTAGCAGTACCTGATCCAAGACAAATGATGGCTTGTGTGTGGTATCTGGCATGAAAGCTGATAAGAAAACAGCAACAGCAATCTTCTCTGGGAACTTTTCCATAGCAAGAGCCAAATTCAAACCTCCAAGGCTGTGTCCTACTAGAATAACCTTCTCCCTCGGTTGTAATGAGGCCAGAAACTCCAACAAAGGCTTCGTATATTCATCAAGTGTTTCTACATCTTGGATTGCCTTCATGTTGGCGCCTGAAGCAGCAAGGTCAAGCACCGTGACCCTGTTACTTGCTGACTCGAGCAGCGTTTTGAACTTCTGCCAGCACCAAGCCCCATGGCAAGCTCCATGTACTAGAACAAAATGCTTCTGATTCTTGGTCTCTACCATTGTTGTTTTGATGATGGTAAGCTCCTGCATCCCAGTATATAGGGTGGAGAGATGCTCTATGTCTTACTATTCTTCTTGGAACCCGCCTCAGGGAGGAAGAGAAAGGTCAAAGATGGTTGCCATCCTCAGAGCATCTCCAAGGAAATGCTCTTTAGAAGAGCCAAACAGATGATTTATCTcttaaaatactataaatataatttttttaatgtatattttaaaaataaaatatttctagaatattttattgtattgtaatatatttaatacatagttattttaataatataatatgatatgtttgacttaacatatttaaaaataatcctgataatttttaatgaaattaatataaaaaaaaataaaattaaaaaataataattgggaTTAACTTACTAAATTTATGATACAGATGATGatactattataattttaaaataaataaactaaaaattattaaaaaattattctaataaatagtattttatggtatataccatagttttaagacccggtcCGATGACCGACCCAGTCCAAGGCCCAGATTCCGGATTTTGAGTgggtcaatttttaaaaaaaattaaaacgatgtcgttctagtaaaaaaacaaaaaaaaaatcaacgagttTGAGGCCAGATCTTGACCAGGTCATGCTGGGCTAACTGGGTTGCCAGGTCacacttgatttcttttttttttttttttttttttaacccggcCCTGTTTCAGTCCCGGGTCGGCTGGTTCCCGAATCGAGTtggtttttaaaactatggtatatacatgatatttttggtaagagaaataataaaatagtattttatttagaaattattttaaagcgcatttaaaataaacattaatgaTCCTCGAAGGAATGAATATGAAtcgtaatatatttttttaaaaaaaaaaatttcatttagcATTTCTATTTGGCGATGCTCTAAGGAAAATTCAAGGAGTCCCACTTTTGTTTCGATGTCGGCATTCGGCAGGAACTCCCACCCAAACACGTAGGAATGGTAGATTGGTGAGGTCGAAAATGGTCAAAACTCAAAagtaattgaaaatcaaaaggaCCAAATCCACGTGGTATTCGATTGTTTGATGTTACGTTTACCGAAATTTTTTGGGGAATGtgatatgttttgatttttattttgtttatattgttGCTAAGGTCTTCATAAAACATTCTAGTATAGAGCTGGTTTAtcgatttcataatttttattttattttattggtcgcaagattttgaaaataaaaataacaaggttg
This Populus alba chromosome 7, ASM523922v2, whole genome shotgun sequence DNA region includes the following protein-coding sequences:
- the LOC118047762 gene encoding salicylic acid-binding protein 2 is translated as MQELTIIKTTMVETKNQKHFVLVHGACHGAWCWQKFKTLLESASNRVTVLDLAASGANMKAIQDVETLDEYTKPLLEFLASLQPREKVILVGHSLGGLNLALAMEKFPEKIAVAVFLSAFMPDTTHKPSFVLDQYNERTPAEAWLDTQFLPYSSSQCHLTTMFFGPKFLSSKLYQLSPPEDLEQAKTMVRPGSLFLYDLSKANSFSTTGYGSVKRVYVMCDEDLAIPVEFQRWMIENSAVEEVMEIKGADHMAMLSKPQELFHCLSEIANKHA